One part of the Arabidopsis thaliana chromosome 1 sequence genome encodes these proteins:
- the NIMIN1 gene encoding NIM1-interacting 1 (NIM1-interacting 1 (NIMIN1); FUNCTIONS IN: protein binding; INVOLVED IN: regulation of systemic acquired resistance, defense response to bacterium, negative regulation of transcription; LOCATED IN: nucleus; EXPRESSED IN: 20 plant structures; EXPRESSED DURING: 13 growth stages; BEST Arabidopsis thaliana protein match is: systemic acquired resistance (SAR) regulator protein NIMIN-1-related (TAIR:AT4G01895.1); Has 50 Blast hits to 50 proteins in 12 species: Archae - 0; Bacteria - 0; Metazoa - 5; Fungi - 2; Plants - 35; Viruses - 0; Other Eukaryotes - 8 (source: NCBI BLink).), whose product MYPKQFSLYNYSLETMSKDENVESKETIRVDKRVREDEEEEEEKKIDTFFKLIKHYQEARKRRREELAENSGVVRRKSNGGERSGIVVPAFQPEDFSQCRTGLKPPLMFVSDHKEENTKVEQEEDQTEERNEDKALDLNLAL is encoded by the coding sequence ATGTATCCTAAACAATTTAGTTTATACAATTATTCCCTAGAGACCATGAGCAAGGATGAGAATGTGGAGAGCAAAGAGACGATCAGGGTTGATAAGAGAGtaagagaagacgaagaagaggaagaagagaagaagattgatacGTTCTTTAAGCTTATCAAACACTATCAAGAAGCACGGAAACGTAGACGAGAAGAGTTAGCTGAAAATTCTGGCGTCGTGAGGAGGAAATCTAACGGCGGAGAAAGGTCCGGTATAGTAGTTCCGGCGTTTCAGCCGGAGGATTTCTCTCAGTGTCGTACGGGTTTGAAGCCGCCATTGATGTTTGTTTCGGAtcacaaggaagaaaatacaaaggtggaacaagaagaagatcaaacagAAGAGCGAAACGAAGACAAGGCTTTAGATCTTAATCTTGCATTGTAG